One region of Flavobacterium sp. KACC 22763 genomic DNA includes:
- the recR gene encoding recombination mediator RecR, with translation MEFSSKLIEKAVNEMSQLPGIGKRTALRLVLHLLKQPKEQTAFLSQALLNMREDIKFCESCHNISDTKICEICANPVRNHETICIVEDIRDVMAIENTGQFKGIYHVLGGKISPIEGVGPNQLNISSLVTKVKSGNVSEIIFALSSTMEGDTTNFYIYKQIADSEIIISTIARGISVGDELEYADEITLGRSILHRVPFEKTFKNN, from the coding sequence ATGGAATTTTCATCAAAATTAATTGAAAAAGCAGTAAACGAAATGTCACAATTACCTGGTATAGGTAAGCGTACGGCACTTCGATTAGTTCTTCATTTGCTAAAACAGCCTAAAGAGCAAACCGCTTTTTTATCTCAAGCATTATTGAATATGCGAGAGGATATTAAGTTTTGTGAAAGCTGTCATAATATTTCTGATACTAAAATTTGTGAGATTTGCGCTAATCCAGTTAGAAATCATGAAACAATATGTATCGTAGAAGATATTAGAGATGTGATGGCGATAGAAAATACTGGGCAGTTTAAAGGAATATATCATGTTCTAGGCGGAAAAATTTCGCCAATTGAAGGAGTTGGACCAAATCAGTTGAATATTTCTAGTTTGGTGACAAAAGTGAAATCTGGAAATGTATCTGAAATTATTTTTGCATTAAGTTCAACAATGGAGGGAGATACAACGAATTTTTATATCTATAAACAAATAGCAGATTCTGAAATTATCATCTCAACGATTGCGAGAGGAATATCGGTTGGAGATGAATTGGAATATGCAGACGAAATAACATTAGGACGAAGTATTTTACACAGAGTGCCTTTTGAAAAAACATTTAAAAATAATTAA